The window GGACAAGCCGGATCCAAGGATTGCGGATCTTTGGCCATATACCAGCCTTCCGGCAACTGCGCCCGGATATCTGTAACACATAAGACCATTACAAATAAAAGATAAACCATATTTTTCATAATATATTCCTCAAGCTCGCAAATGATCTGCGCGCCAGTTTTGTATGGATTTTTTTATTGTGTCCGAGTCCATATTTTCTTCTGCCGCCTTACGCGCAAGTTCCGGAAATTCACTATCCGAGCTAAACCGTTTTCCGGTCAAAATAAAATGACGAAAATTTTCCTCGGCGCGAATCGCACGATCCTGTGCTCGAAGTGCAAAAATACGCGCATAGAAAAAAATAAATACCAACACAATCCATATCAAAACAAAAAGTAATGCCGGCATCCAATCTGAGTTCTCTCGATATGCGGATACGAATTTGTGAATTGAAAGCGCACCGATCACCAGTATCAAGACAAACGTAAGCCCGTGATACAAAGGACGGTATTGCTTGTGGTTGACGTAATTCTGTTCAGCCATATTTTCCGATTTCTTATGTCTTAGGAGAACCTTATTTGATAATACGCAACGTCCGATCAAAAATGCAACTGCAACTTAATTTATGGTTTTTCGACCGGTGCCTGGATATCTAAAAATGCTCGCCACCCGCCGGCTACGGAATAGACGCGCGAATAACCCATTTTTTGCAGATTATCCGCCGCAAGCGCAGAACGAAAACCGCCGCCGCAATAGAGGTACAATACTTGATCGTGGTCCGGGTGTTTGGTTTCGATATCTCTTTCGATAACACCGCGCCCGATATGTTCCGCACCGGAAACGTGGCCCGCCGCATATTCGCTTTCTTCACGCACATCGATCAATGCTATCGCGGGATTTTTTTGAACATCGTCAAGACACTGTTGTACCGAAACTTCTTGCACCCGTGTTTTGGAATCATTTACAACTTTTAGAAAGCCCGGGCTGTGGTTCATACGACCTCTTATTTTTGAGATAACATACTGGTCAATGCGCGACGATTGAGCCCAAAGACGGTTTGTGAATACGCAAAGGTATCCTGTATCGCGCGAATAATGCGCGGCACTTCGTCGGCCATAGATTTATCTTTAATATCCTGTAGAAAAGCCTGTTTGAGAACGCCGTACGAACATTGCAAACGCGCCATCTCGCTCATCAAAAGACGACTGGGAATCGGAGTGCCGCATTCGGGTAATGTAAGTTCACCGAAACCAACCGGCATTTTGAAACCGCTACGTACCCGTTCGATTGTGCCGTCCACGATCGGTTCGTAGATATGCGTATTTTTTCCGGTACGACGACTCTCTTCCGCCAAATCTTTAAGACCAATAAATACGCGGCTCAGCGGATAACGCGCCAACTGCCGTGCACTGCGCAAAGCGGCTTGCGTTTCGATAACGATACCCACACCCGCGCGCCCGTTAGCCCACTGCAGTGTTTTTTCGATTTGACTGCTTTCGGTTACCATGGGTAGTAAAATCTCCGTTGCACCGCCTTTGATCGCATCTTCGATCTCACGTTCCGTTCCGGGGCTAAAGCGGTTGATGATGCAGAGGATCGGCGCCGAGGTGATAGCTCTTATTTTAGCTAAATCGTCAATGCTATCATGTGTGACGGTACCATCCGTAGAGCTTTTACCAATATGCTCCCAATTAATACCGATACCTTTCACGCCGGCTTGCAGCGCTGATTTTACAGTTTCTTCATGCGTAGAAAAAAGATACAAATCAAAAGTCGGTTCCGTCGCCATGCACACTCCCGTTACGCGAACTTATTTCGAATAGTTTTGATAAGCTTTATGTTTATGATAGTAATAAAATCATTACAGATAAGTATAGCGAATATCGTATAAATATAAAAAAACCGCAAGTGTCGTTTATTTAACACCTTTGACGATAAAATAGGATGCGAGTCGCACGCCCTGATGATGCCCCAGCCAACGAATGCCGGTGTCTAATAATCGCGCTATCGCGCGACGCACCGTCGGGTGCGGATGACCATAAAAGCCGGAATAAACCGTCGTTTCAAATCCCGCTTCTTTCAAGGCATGAGCGTATACCTGCGGTTCCAAAAGCCGGTCCGCCCAGTTTCCGTTGCCCGGATCGCACGTATTGGTAGGATGGTCCGGTTTAGGTGGCATACGACCTTCCGTTTTAAAAATTTCCACCGTTGCGCGAATGTCCTCCGCTTTCATACCGCGTGTGCGCTCCGCTAATTCATATATCGTTTCTTTCTTCAAATCCGAATTTTCAGCGCCGATCATTTCGGCTCTGATGCGACGATAGGAACGTAAATCATCCCGATCTTTGTGACCCCATTCGGCTTTACGATCCTCGAGTTCGACACGACGTTGACTGGCTTGCAGTGAACGGCGAATAGCCGGATTGAGCGGATTGGCATGCGTTGACATGACCAATGACATCGCTTTAGAAGGCAACACCGCGGCTTGTTTAAAAAATAGTTCATGCCGATAAATGTGTTCCAACACATCGCATGACACAAACGCATCGCAATTTATTTTTTCGCGTTCAAGAAACTGATGAATCGCATCCAGATCGCCGCATACGAAATCATTGATAGGGATTTGCCAAAGCTCCGAAAGTTTTCGTACGTCTTGTACGGATGTTTCAAAAATATCATTATACACGACGCGCCCCACACCGGCTGCTTTGGCTATGCACGAAAGCAAACCGCATCCCCCGCCGAAATCAACCAAAGTACAACGCGCAATGTCATCCTGTTTCTCCAATGCGAGTGCAAGTATATACACATATTTCTGAAACGTCGGCGTCAATTTTGCAGTATATTTTTTTAAATACCTTTTATTGTAGTCCGATACGGGCACGGCAGACCAATCCATCGTTTTCAGTCGCTCGGCTACCACTTCCGCGCCGCGGTTGAGTTGCGTCAATAGGTCGGTGTTATTTTTAACCGGCAATCCCGGAAAAACAAATCGCATAATACAGATATTCCTTTTTTAAAATCGTCTATGATAATTAATGTCGCAGAAAATGGCGTGATTCGCAAGAATGTATTTCACTGCGTCGATATGAATTATGAATGCAAATTATATTTGTAAGTATGGCTGTTTTTGATAAATTGCGCGCGCATGAAAGGAATAAACAACTATATGCATGCGACAATGGACGATCGAAAATCCTACAATCGCCAAAAACTGTGGCTCGGCATACTATCCGGTGTATTGAGTTTTTGTGTATTGATCGCGGTTTTTTTTTCCGGTTTGTCAGATACGTTGGCCCGATGGGTGATGTCGCAAACGGAGCAACCCTATATACAATTTCTGCTGTATCTATTTACTCTGGGTTTATTGCAAAGCATCGTCACTTTTCCTTTGAGTTTTTATAACGGATATATTTTAGAGCACCGATACCGTTTATCCAATCAGTCATTCAAACAATGGTGTGTTGAAAATGTAAAAGGCTTGACGCTGGGTATCGTGATCGGCGTCCCTTTACTTTTGATCTTTTTTTACACGCTCCGCAACTTTGGATTTTGGTGGTGGCTGCCTTTGGCCGGCGTATTGTTTTTATTCTCCGTTTTGTTAGCGCGCATTGCCCCGACGTTGATTTTTCCCTTGTTCTATACGTTTAAACCGGTCGAAAAAACAGCGCTCGTCGAGCGCATCACCCGCTTGTGCTTAAAAGCCGGTTTGCAAGTCCAGGGGGTATTCGAATTTAATCTTAGTAAAACCACCAAAAAAGCCAACGCGGCTTTTGCCGGTATCGGGAAATCCAAACGTATTTTGCTGGGCGATACGCTGTTAGAACAATTTTCTGACGATGAAATCGAAGTTGTTTTCGCTCACGAAGCCGGTCACTACGCGCACCGCCACATTACCAAAGGCATGATCTGGGGCATCCTTTCTACATTCGGCGGACTTTGTTTGACAGCCTTCGTATATGATAATTTATTTCCTATTTTTGAATATACGGATCGCGCGGAATTGGGCGCATTGCCTCTCATTGCTATCCTGCTGAGTCTATACAACGTTATCACTACACCGGCCGGCCATATTCTCAGTCGTCGGCATGAACGCGAAGCGGACGCGTATGCACTGCGTGAAACCAAAAACCGTGCGGCTTTTATTTCAGCCATGCAGCGTTTGTCGGATACCAATCTTGCGGATGAGAATCCGCATCCGCTGGTGGAATGGTATTTTTATTCACATCCCGCGATCGGCAAACGCATTGCCTCCGCGGAAACGATGATATTGGAATAGCATCTATGTTACAGCTTGTCAATCTTACGGTCGAATTTGGCGGACGCACGTTATTTTCTAACCTCACATGGAAGATCAATGATCGCGACCGCGTGGCCTTGATCGGTCCCAACGGGGCCGGAAAATCCACACTTCTCAAAATCATCGCGCGTCAGCAATCGGCAACAAGCGGCGCCATCGCCCAACCCAAACATTTGCGCGTCGGATATTTGCCCCAGGACGGATTGCATGCCCACGGTAAGCCGCTTCTCGAAGAAGTCGTATCGGCATTTGATGAAATCGTTCGTATCAAACAAAGACTCGATGAATTGGAACATGCTTTGCACACTCTGGATCACGAAGCGCCGGCCTATGCCAGAGCATTGGACGAATACGGACATCTGCATCAGCGCTTAGATGATATGGGCGCGGCCTCCGCCGAATCTAAAGCCGCCAAAATTCTGAACGGTCTCGGTTTTAAAGAAAGCGAATTTGATAAACTGTGCGAACTTTTTAGCGGCGGTTGGCAAATGCGTATCGCCTTAGCTAAGCTTCTTTTGCAAAACCCCGATGTATTATTGCTTGACGAACCGACAAACCATTTGGACATTGACTCCATCGAATGGCTGGAGGAATACATCAAAAATTATGAAGGCGCCATTTTTATGGTGTCGCATGATCGTTATTTTATAGATAATGTTTGCAACCGTATCGTCGAACTCGAACGCCAAACGTTGACCGATTATGTAGGTTCTTACGACGACTATGAAGAACAGAAAGCATTGGCTGAAGAACAACTTCTCGCGGCGTACGAACGCCAGCAGGATGAAATAAAGCGTGTTCAGCTTTTTATTGATCGCTTCCGTTATAAGGCGACCAAAGCCCGCCAAGCGCAGAGTCGCGTCAAGATGCTGGAACGCATGGACCGCATTCAATTGCCTGAGGAAGAAAAACGGGCCATCCAGTTTCGGTTCCCTCAACCGATCAAAAGCGGACGGGTCGCGCTTGAGATCGCTGGAATACAAAAATCGTACGACGGACGACCGATTCTCAAAGGTATCGAATTTGCTCTTGAGCGCGGCGAAAAAGTAGCCCTTGTCGGTCCTAACGGCGCCGGTAAATCAACGCTGTTGCGTATCATCGCGGGCGATGAAACGCCGGATACGGGTACGATCAAGCACGGTTACAATGTTACGATGGAATATTTTGCACAGCAGCAGTCCGATAAACTGGACATGACGCGCAGTGTGTATGAAGAAATCGCTTCGGCGGCAACGAATCAACCGCCCCTACTACTGCGTACCATCTTAGGCGCCTTTCTTTTTTCTGGCGATGATATCAATAAAAAAGTCAAAGTGCTCAGCGGTGGAGAACGCTCGCGTCTCGCCTTTGCCAAAATGCTTCTCAATCCGGCAAATTTTATCATTTTGGATGAACCGACCAATCACATTGACGCACAATCCAAAGAAATTCTGCAGGGTGCGCTCACTGATTATGAAGGCACATTGCTCATCGTCTCCCACGATCGCTATTTTTTGGAAAGCCTTGTCACAAAGGTCATAGAGGTGCGCGAAGGGCATGCTAAAATTTACCCCGGAACATTTGCTGAATATCACGAACGCAAAGTCAAAGAGCACGCCGAAGCCGCTGCGCGCGAATCTATCGCTGAAGTAAAAGTAAAACCGATTGTTTCAAAGCCTGAACGCGAGGTTAAAAAAGAACCGGTCAAAGCCGACCAACAAGCCAAACGTAAACGCGAAAAACAATTGGGCCAAATCGAAAGCGATATTCAAAAAGCCGAAACCCAAAAAATCGAAATCGAAGCTCAGTTAGCCGATCCGCTGCTATATAAAAACCCGGATCGTCAAAAAACGGTCCAATCCGAATACAATGCTTTGCATGCACGTATCACGGCGCTGTATGAAGAGTGGAATGCCCTCGCTGCCGAGCTGTGATTGTTTTCGATCTGAAAATTTTTTAAAAGTCAAAGCCCCGTAATACATGGTATTATCGGGGCTTTACTATGAGGAGGAGAGGAAAACCATACGTTTGACCGTACAGTACTCTTCCAATACGTAATCATACAAGAAAAGTTGCCATCGGGATAAAACGGGTATTAACCCAAGGTGGGACGGCCTACGGTAAGAACAAATACTTTTGAAGCACCGGCTTTTTTTAAAGCCGCAGCACAGGCATTTGCCGTGGATCCTGTCGTAATAATATCATCCACGAGGATCACGGATTGATCTTGTACGCTCGCATCAGCCTTCGCTATAAAAACCCCATCCACATTTTTGATACGATCTTCCGCCGTATTCATTTTCGTTTGTGACTCGGTGTGCCGAACGCGCTGCAAAGTTTCTACATACGATAAACCGGCCAATTGCCCCACGGCACGGGCTAGTAATTCGGCCTGATTGTATCCGCGTTCACGTTTACGAATGGGATTCAAAGGTATAGCGGTAATCCGTGTAGCTGTTTTTAACATCGGGTTAGTATGCACTATCGGCGCCAATCGGTCAGCAAACTTTGGAATCAGCGACAACGCACGCTCGTATTTCAAAGCATGGATAGATTTCTGTAATACCTCATCATAATAATATCCCGCATGGATCGCATCGATCGCGTCGCATCGGAGTATTCCTTCATAATCACTTTCGCCGACCGTTTTGAGAGCGTTCCAGCACGACGCGCAAATATGTTTGTCGGCAGGACCCAAACGTACTCGGCAAGCCAGGCAAGTTGAAGGATAAAAAAAATCGGCCAGCCAATATAAGCTAATACGCAACGAGGCTAACATCATACACCCGCGAGTAAATCGTTAAGGCGTGCAGAAAATTGGGAACGCGGCATCACCGTATCGCAACCGGCTTCGGACGCCTTTTGTGCTAATTCAGTTTGTACATGCGAAAAAAAAGCAATGATAGGAATAGACATAGACACCGGATCCGCTTTGAGTAAACGGATCAAAGCAAACGGGTCTCTTTTTTGGATATTGAGATCTATAAAAATTTTACTATAGCTCTGCTTCAAAAATAAATCGTGGACATTTTCATTCGCCTTATCCGCAACGACCATTTGAATGCCCAGCGCACGGGCTTGCGTTTTTATTTTGGACAAAAAAAGTATGTCTTCGACGAAGAGCAAAATCATGCGGATGGCATGGATGAAGGAATGAAAAACTTAAAAGTGCTGCCTTTACCTAATTCGCTTTCGGCCCATATTTTACCGCCGTGCGCTTCAACGGCGAGTTTGCAAAATGTCAATCCTAAGCCGCGATCCGACTTGAGCCCGCGTTGCTTGAGATCAACTTGTGAAAATTTTTCAAAAATCTTCTCAAGATATTCGGCAGGAATCCCTTCGCCGGTATCCGCCACCGCAAAATACATGCGATGTTCTGCCGCTTGCCATTCGCACGTCAGGGTCAGTTTCCCGCCTTTCTGACTGTGTTTGATGGCATTAAAAAGGAGGTTAGCAATGATGCGCATCAGTAAATCGCGATCCGCCCACACCATCACGTTATCGTCACGCAAGTGCATATCCATAACCAACTGGTATTTTTCGATCATATATTCCAGTTCGCCGATATTGTGCATAAACACTTCTTTCACAGACACGGCTTCCGGGCGAATCACCAGTTTATTCTCCTCCATCCGGCTCACATCCAAAAGTTCCGTCACCATTTTGAGTAACGTACCGGTATTATCTTCCAGTTTTTTGAGAATAGAAACTTGTTTTTCGGTCATGTTCTCGCTCAGCATCGTGAGCAATTCGGTACATCCCATGATCCCGGTTAGCGGGTTTTTGAGATCATGAACGAGCATTTGCGTGAGCGATTCGCGCAAGTGCTGTAGTTGCAGAAGCTGGTCGTGTTTTTCTTCAAGTGCATCTTGATTGGTACGCAGTTCGTCATGCAAGTCTTTGATACGCATCAGGGAACGAATGCGCGACATGAGTTCGGTATAGTTGATCGGTTTGGGCAAAAAATCATCAGCGCCGGCATCCAATGCGTGCGCTTCATCCTCCGGGCGCTGCAAGGCCGTAACCATGACCACCGGCAGTAATGCCGTTTCCGGATTGGCCCGCAAGCGACGGCAGACTTCAAATCCGTCCATTTGCGGCATCATGGCATCGAGTAAAACAAGATCCGGAGATTCTGACGCAACAAGAGCCAACGCCTCTTCGCCGGAATGCGCTGTAATCGCAGCAAAGCCTTTACGAATGAGAAATTGACTTAGGAACCGAACGTTTAATTCCTCATCGTCAACGACTAATATTTGGTGATGTTGTTTTTTCATGAGACCGGACACAAGTGTACTAAGTTCGTACACGATAATCAAATAAATTTACGAAAGCCCAAATCGTCTTGCGCCTATGTCGTATTCCGTTTATATTGCGCGCACGTATTTGTTTTTTTCATACACCAGTTTTTTTGTTTGATATACCACCCTATGCGCCGATTATTTTATTCAGCATTTTATTTTTGCGTCATCGTTCTTTTTTTTGTTCTTTTACTGGATAAATGGCTGATGCCCATGTACGTGGATTTGGGCAAAGATATCGCCGTACCGGCCGTCACAGGGCTATCTTCGGAAATGGCACAAAAAAAACTTAGTGAATTAGGATTTTCGGTGGTACTAAAGCGCCGTTATGATATCTCGGTAGCCCCTAACACGGTGATACAACAAAGCCCGGAAGCGCAAGCGTTGGTAAAAGCAGGTCGTCAGATTCATTTGGTTATCGCGGATGACAATCAAACGGTCATCATGCCTTCGCTGACTTTATCCACATATCGTGATGCTGTTTTTAATTTACAATCTATCGGTCTTGCCATTGGCGTACTTGATTCGGCTTCGTCCAATGAATTTCCTCAGGGCGTTATACTCAAACAATCGATTGAACCCAACACCGTCGTTCGCCTGGGGCAATCTGTCGATCTTACAATAAGCCTTGGAAATAATATAACCGAATCCAAGGTACCTTTTTTGATCAACCTCAGCCTCAAAGATGCCACAGCTCGGATATCCGATTCCGGTCTGCGACTCGGAAAAATCGAACGTAAATTTTTGCCCGATTTGATACCTGATACGGTTGTCGGCCAATCGTTGGATTCGTCACTCGTCGTGACCCCACTGACAATCATTGATCTTACCGTGAGTTCGACCGATAGTGAACTATAAATTCCCAAAAAATCTCCGAAAATTTTGTTTCGTAACCGATGGATTTATTGCCGATCCGGCGGCAACCATTACCGGACCCATGGTTCAAACTTATATCATAGGTAAAGAGCTTTCAAATCGTAATTGGGAAGTACACTACGTAGCCTATAATAAGTCCGGCATGCATGGCTACATGATGCATGAAGGATTACATGTCCATTGGATAAAAGCACGTCGCTATTTACCCATGCTCAGTTTACCGTCTGTATGGATGGCGTTAATTCGTATCAATCCGGACGTGCTGTATCAACGTGGGCGCGACATATTGACCGGCCTTATGGCTTTGTACGGCCTGATGTATGGTAAACGCACACTCTGGGCAAGTGCCGGCGAAACGGGTGTTGAGCGTAAAAAATATGCGTCCCAAAAAAATCGTCAAAAGGGTAATTTTATTCGTCGTTGGGTATTGCAAATCGAAGCACTGATCAACGATACGATCTGTAACTTTGGTATGCGCCGCACTGACCAGATGATCGTACAAACAGCCTATCAACAACAACGTCTACTTGTTACTTATGCCCGTTCCTCGACGATCATCAAATCCGGCCATCCCTTGCCTCCATCCGTTCAACGTGCCTTGCCTATAAAAGTACTATGGATCAGCAGCATCAAACCGGTCAAACGCGTTGATTTGTTTTTAGATCTGGCTGATATGTGTAAAAATGAGCCCATCGAATTTTGGATTGCCGGGCAGATTGTGCACGATGAAACAGGTCATAAAATGCAAGAGCGCATTGCAAAGATGAACAACATTCGCTATCTTGGCGCCGTTCCGTTTGAACAAAGCAGCGTACTTATCGCGTCATCGCACATATTGGTCAATACGACCGAAATCGGTTATGAAGGATTACCGAACGCCTTTGTCCAAGCTTGGCTTGCCGGAACTGTTACATTGAGTCTGCATACCGATCCGGATGCCGTGATCATGAAAAATGACTTAGGCTACGTCAATCCGGGATTGGTACACTTAAAAGAAACGATACTCCGGTTTATTTTTGAATTTGCGGTATGGCACCGCCAAAGTAATGCGTGCCGCCAATATGCAGAAGAAAACTATTCAGTGGTTTCCATCGTCAATCAAATTGAGAAAACTTTATAATTAAAGAAAACTTTATGTCTAGTATTAGCGAACAAAAACATCAACGGGTTGTCGAATTAGAAAATGAATTGCGCTCTGAAAATTTCAAACGACCACAGTATCGATATGGTATGGATCTGGTGAAAGCTACAGGACTAGCTAAAGGTCGTGTCATTGAGTTTGGCGGTGGTCGCGGTGAATTTAGCAGACTACTTAAAGACTACGGTTTTGAGGTCGTTTTTACCGATATCAATCCGGCGAATGTCGAATTTGCAAAATCCATTGGATTTGAAGGATATGTCATTGACGCCAACAGCGGTATGGCGAATCAAAAAACCGATTCGTACGACGGCGCCGTTATGCTGGAAGTCATCGAACACGTTACCCAAGCCGAATTATTACTCAAAGAAACACATCGCATTTTAAAACCCGGCGGATTTCTCGTCTTAAGCACGCCCAATCCGTACTTCCTATGGCGTCGTCTTTCTGTGCTTTTCGGTAAGCCTATAGACGGCGAAGGCTACCACTGGCGCTATTATACAGTGTATTCACTGGAATCCACTCTTCGCGAAAGCGGATTTACCATTGTTACGCATAATCACTACGCCTCCACGTTCGGCCTAGGTAAAATTCTGAAGCTTATCGGCTATACGAAGACATTTCGTTGGCCAAGATTTTTGCACGGTTTGTTGGTGAGAAAAATATATTTTTTAATGGAGAAACGTGATCATTAAAAATTTCGGCATTATATCATCAATGACTTTTATTAAAAATTGTTCTCAAAACACAAAATCAGCATCTCTCTGTATTTTTGCTGTTGCTATATTGGTCAGATTGGTATTGATAAATAATTTTTTTGAAAATTATACGCAAAGCGATGGTGTCGATTATCATAATATAGCGGTCAACATAGTACATGGTAACGGCTATTCAAGAGCGACCACTGAACCTTATGAGCCTTACTTTTTTCGGGAACCTGCCTATCCAATTTTTTTATCTGCCGTTTATAAGTTTTACAGTTGGTTCGGAAGTATTTCATACCTGTCCCATGAAGATCCGAATTTGAAGCTTCATGGCGAAATCATGCTCGCAAGAATTGTTCAGAGTTTCATTGGCGCAGGAGCATGTGTTATTTTTTATTTAACTTTATTATTGGTTTTAAGCAGCCGGGTAAGTTTCATTATAGCTTTTCTTTTCTCACTATATTTACCTTTTGCTATATATGCCTCCATGCTGATGCGTGAAACTTTACAAAGTTTTTTTGTTTTGTCCATGACCTATTGCTTCGCGCGCTTACTGATATCCTTGAATCTGAAATGGAATATTTTGTTTTCTCTTTTTTGGAGTTTATCCAATTTATGTTTGCAAATCACACTGTGGATTTTCCCGTTCGCCGCATTATTTATACTAATACGATACCGCGCATGGTTTCTCGCTTTTAGACATAGTATGCTTTCGTTTTTTATTATGATGGCGATTGCATCACCATGGCTGATTCGCACCTACTCGTTTTATCCTGATATTCGAGTTTTTAAATCCTTTGGAACAAGCTTAACTCATGAATATTCTTCTTATATCAGCTATTTAAACAAACAAACGCAAATGAGTCAAATCACTCAAGATTCATTAAACCGAGTTCAACATATATGGTACAATACGTCGGAGTATCAAAAATTTGAAAATTCATTTACTGGAACCGTTAAAACACTTTATTCAACAAACTCATCTATGAGATTGTCAATACATGATAAATTACGCTCATTGTTTATTAATTTTCGAACTTCATGGATTGAATCGTTATGGTTTATTGAAATGGATAATGGAAGAATGCATCTACGCCCGCATACCATCTACATGAAAGGCGAAAATTATTTTCTCTTGATCGCATCGTTAATTCCATTCGTTTTCGGTTATTTGGCATTACCTGGTATATTGTTTTTCCTTCGAAAGACATACATCATTCTAATGCCTTTCTCTTATTTTTTCTGCATTCTGCCACTTATCGGTAATGAACCTAGAAGAGCATTACCTATTCACGCTTTTATATTTATGTTTTCGATTCTTATGACTATTTTTTTGTATAAAAAAGTGCGTCGCTCTGTCAATAATAATTCGGATATTTTCAATGAACACTATAACTAATACGATTGTTAAATTATGAAAGGCATAATCCTCGCAGGCGGCGCTGGCAGCCGTCTCTATCCGATTAGCAAGGTTTATAGTAAACAACTGATGTATGTGTACAATAAGCCAATGATCTATTACCCTCTATCGACACTGATTTTGGGCGGCATAAAAGATATTCTCATTATCACGACCCCCGATGATGCACCTATGTTTAAAAAATTACTTGGTGATGGAAAGCATATAGGACTTAATCTGCAATATGCCGAACAACCGAAGCCCGAGGGTTTGGCACAGGCATTTATCATCGGCGAGAGTTTCATCAACAACGATCCAGTATCTTTGGTTTTGGGAGATAATTTATTTTACGGTTATTTAGATTTCTTCAAAAGCGCTATAAAAAACACTC is drawn from bacterium and contains these coding sequences:
- a CDS encoding ComF family protein, with the protein product MMLASLRISLYWLADFFYPSTCLACRVRLGPADKHICASCWNALKTVGESDYEGILRCDAIDAIHAGYYYDEVLQKSIHALKYERALSLIPKFADRLAPIVHTNPMLKTATRITAIPLNPIRKRERGYNQAELLARAVGQLAGLSYVETLQRVRHTESQTKMNTAEDRIKNVDGVFIAKADASVQDQSVILVDDIITTGSTANACAAALKKAGASKVFVLTVGRPTLG
- a CDS encoding class I SAM-dependent methyltransferase; this translates as MRFVFPGLPVKNNTDLLTQLNRGAEVVAERLKTMDWSAVPVSDYNKRYLKKYTAKLTPTFQKYVYILALALEKQDDIARCTLVDFGGGCGLLSCIAKAAGVGRVVYNDIFETSVQDVRKLSELWQIPINDFVCGDLDAIHQFLEREKINCDAFVSCDVLEHIYRHELFFKQAAVLPSKAMSLVMSTHANPLNPAIRRSLQASQRRVELEDRKAEWGHKDRDDLRSYRRIRAEMIGAENSDLKKETIYELAERTRGMKAEDIRATVEIFKTEGRMPPKPDHPTNTCDPGNGNWADRLLEPQVYAHALKEAGFETTVYSGFYGHPHPTVRRAIARLLDTGIRWLGHHQGVRLASYFIVKGVK
- a CDS encoding response regulator, coding for MKKQHHQILVVDDEELNVRFLSQFLIRKGFAAITAHSGEEALALVASESPDLVLLDAMMPQMDGFEVCRRLRANPETALLPVVMVTALQRPEDEAHALDAGADDFLPKPINYTELMSRIRSLMRIKDLHDELRTNQDALEEKHDQLLQLQHLRESLTQMLVHDLKNPLTGIMGCTELLTMLSENMTEKQVSILKKLEDNTGTLLKMVTELLDVSRMEENKLVIRPEAVSVKEVFMHNIGELEYMIEKYQLVMDMHLRDDNVMVWADRDLLMRIIANLLFNAIKHSQKGGKLTLTCEWQAAEHRMYFAVADTGEGIPAEYLEKIFEKFSQVDLKQRGLKSDRGLGLTFCKLAVEAHGGKIWAESELGKGSTFKFFIPSSMPSA
- a CDS encoding PASTA domain-containing protein, which gives rise to MRRLFYSAFYFCVIVLFFVLLLDKWLMPMYVDLGKDIAVPAVTGLSSEMAQKKLSELGFSVVLKRRYDISVAPNTVIQQSPEAQALVKAGRQIHLVIADDNQTVIMPSLTLSTYRDAVFNLQSIGLAIGVLDSASSNEFPQGVILKQSIEPNTVVRLGQSVDLTISLGNNITESKVPFLINLSLKDATARISDSGLRLGKIERKFLPDLIPDTVVGQSLDSSLVVTPLTIIDLTVSSTDSEL
- a CDS encoding sulfurtransferase translates to MNHSPGFLKVVNDSKTRVQEVSVQQCLDDVQKNPAIALIDVREESEYAAGHVSGAEHIGRGVIERDIETKHPDHDQVLYLYCGGGFRSALAADNLQKMGYSRVYSVAGGWRAFLDIQAPVEKP
- a CDS encoding ABC-F family ATP-binding cassette domain-containing protein gives rise to the protein MLQLVNLTVEFGGRTLFSNLTWKINDRDRVALIGPNGAGKSTLLKIIARQQSATSGAIAQPKHLRVGYLPQDGLHAHGKPLLEEVVSAFDEIVRIKQRLDELEHALHTLDHEAPAYARALDEYGHLHQRLDDMGAASAESKAAKILNGLGFKESEFDKLCELFSGGWQMRIALAKLLLQNPDVLLLDEPTNHLDIDSIEWLEEYIKNYEGAIFMVSHDRYFIDNVCNRIVELERQTLTDYVGSYDDYEEQKALAEEQLLAAYERQQDEIKRVQLFIDRFRYKATKARQAQSRVKMLERMDRIQLPEEEKRAIQFRFPQPIKSGRVALEIAGIQKSYDGRPILKGIEFALERGEKVALVGPNGAGKSTLLRIIAGDETPDTGTIKHGYNVTMEYFAQQQSDKLDMTRSVYEEIASAATNQPPLLLRTILGAFLFSGDDINKKVKVLSGGERSRLAFAKMLLNPANFIILDEPTNHIDAQSKEILQGALTDYEGTLLIVSHDRYFLESLVTKVIEVREGHAKIYPGTFAEYHERKVKEHAEAAARESIAEVKVKPIVSKPEREVKKEPVKADQQAKRKREKQLGQIESDIQKAETQKIEIEAQLADPLLYKNPDRQKTVQSEYNALHARITALYEEWNALAAEL
- a CDS encoding M48 family metallopeptidase — encoded protein: MHATMDDRKSYNRQKLWLGILSGVLSFCVLIAVFFSGLSDTLARWVMSQTEQPYIQFLLYLFTLGLLQSIVTFPLSFYNGYILEHRYRLSNQSFKQWCVENVKGLTLGIVIGVPLLLIFFYTLRNFGFWWWLPLAGVLFLFSVLLARIAPTLIFPLFYTFKPVEKTALVERITRLCLKAGLQVQGVFEFNLSKTTKKANAAFAGIGKSKRILLGDTLLEQFSDDEIEVVFAHEAGHYAHRHITKGMIWGILSTFGGLCLTAFVYDNLFPIFEYTDRAELGALPLIAILLSLYNVITTPAGHILSRRHEREADAYALRETKNRAAFISAMQRLSDTNLADENPHPLVEWYFYSHPAIGKRIASAETMILE